A window from Chloroflexota bacterium encodes these proteins:
- a CDS encoding glutaredoxin, producing the protein MAQAQVEPRDSSSENPAIVAWMKPFCGWSNGVRAVFLKYGLTFDDRDIINNATHFAEMVQRTGQTMQPCVAIDDHVLIDVSGEDVEAWLIEHNYVEQSDKEPDVPIDRACENEAEPKPVSLQMRPRSTAQ; encoded by the coding sequence ATGGCCCAAGCACAAGTGGAACCCCGAGACAGTAGCTCCGAGAACCCAGCCATAGTTGCCTGGATGAAGCCGTTTTGTGGTTGGAGCAACGGGGTACGCGCCGTGTTTCTAAAGTATGGCCTCACATTCGATGATCGCGACATTATCAATAACGCCACGCACTTTGCCGAAATGGTACAGCGCACCGGCCAGACGATGCAACCTTGTGTTGCGATCGATGACCACGTGTTGATCGATGTGTCCGGTGAGGATGTTGAAGCGTGGCTGATCGAACACAACTACGTCGAACAAAGTGACAAGGAACCAGACGTTCCAATTGATCGCGCTTGCGAAAACGAAGCGGAGCCGAAGCCGGTATCGCTTCAAATGAGACCGCGCTCGACTGCTCAATAG
- a CDS encoding CehA/McbA family metallohydrolase: MQSDSIHEQAAGLAPADYTVHIDPAGPVTVGQYGTWDIVVTVGAQGIAIGGGVRIAPPHREKQRWDVGSVVATTDVPGTSVQVNVVNGHPLSYHHSQYPVIYAVLQGKPLRGGDTLTVTLGHAGSYVSGFRQPAQAQDIVSVDTFFEVGVDIEGNTDYSNPDYPVRGGGRHFSLRRQPAIDVVPAAPAALGLVVPQFEAGEGPAQVFVHARDAFGNVCDSFQGALKLETVGGSDGKLEAEADATTKERGLADASINVPARDGVYLVRARDEASGIIGKSWPVAPHFRPAGYNIYWGDIHNHTNLSGDGVRDIDDAYWYARHISGLDFVAITDHEGGKDWERSKQCAREYYVPGEFATFLAYEYSRAGSHGHRNVYYLDDDRPCPTPDDPNELWDQLPPGRALVIPHHPNTHSEGGTTFGRWQPTDWDVHHPEFQLHVEICQLRGSFEVEEVGAPVVLGGNGSSARSALAKGLRLGFVGGTDNHRGHPGSSMDTMGGINFRLRPVGGLTAVLASECTRESLWEAMLARRTYATTGQHILLDVAVNGACMGSTTALATAFSLTVAVIGTDEIARVDIIRDGQEVYSITGEGTACEFTWRDRSPGAPCYYYVRVIQRDGNAAWSSPVWIEDAVT; this comes from the coding sequence GAAACAGCGGTGGGACGTAGGTAGTGTGGTTGCAACTACGGATGTTCCCGGCACAAGCGTGCAAGTAAACGTCGTAAACGGCCATCCGCTTTCCTATCACCACTCCCAGTATCCCGTAATCTATGCCGTGCTCCAAGGTAAGCCGTTGCGCGGCGGGGACACGCTCACCGTCACCTTGGGTCATGCGGGCAGCTACGTGTCCGGCTTTCGTCAACCGGCACAGGCGCAAGACATCGTCAGCGTAGACACGTTCTTTGAAGTGGGAGTGGATATAGAAGGAAACACCGACTATAGCAATCCGGATTACCCGGTGCGTGGCGGTGGCCGCCACTTTTCACTCCGGCGGCAACCGGCAATAGATGTCGTGCCCGCTGCGCCGGCGGCGCTCGGCCTGGTGGTGCCGCAGTTTGAGGCAGGCGAGGGTCCAGCGCAGGTCTTTGTCCATGCCAGGGACGCATTTGGCAACGTGTGCGATAGTTTTCAGGGGGCGCTCAAGCTTGAGACCGTCGGCGGCAGTGACGGCAAGTTGGAAGCTGAAGCGGATGCGACAACAAAAGAACGGGGACTAGCGGACGCAAGCATTAACGTCCCGGCGCGGGATGGAGTCTATCTTGTGCGGGCACGGGACGAAGCCAGCGGCATCATCGGCAAGAGCTGGCCGGTAGCTCCCCACTTTCGTCCGGCCGGATACAACATCTATTGGGGTGACATTCACAATCACACCAACCTCTCCGGAGACGGCGTGCGCGACATTGACGACGCCTACTGGTACGCACGGCATATCAGCGGGTTGGACTTCGTGGCGATTACCGACCATGAGGGCGGCAAGGACTGGGAGCGCAGCAAGCAATGCGCCAGGGAGTACTACGTGCCCGGTGAATTTGCGACGTTTCTTGCCTATGAGTACAGTAGGGCCGGGTCCCACGGACACCGCAACGTCTACTATCTAGACGACGACAGGCCCTGTCCCACACCCGATGATCCGAACGAACTATGGGACCAACTGCCGCCCGGTCGCGCACTGGTCATACCGCACCATCCGAACACGCACTCGGAAGGCGGGACGACCTTCGGCCGCTGGCAGCCGACAGACTGGGACGTGCACCACCCGGAGTTTCAACTGCACGTTGAGATATGCCAATTGCGCGGCTCGTTCGAGGTTGAAGAAGTGGGTGCGCCAGTAGTTTTGGGCGGCAATGGGTCGTCGGCGCGCAGCGCACTGGCGAAAGGGCTGCGCCTCGGCTTTGTCGGCGGCACCGACAACCACCGCGGCCATCCGGGCTCGAGTATGGATACCATGGGTGGCATCAACTTCCGCTTAAGGCCGGTAGGCGGTCTGACCGCGGTGCTGGCAAGCGAGTGCACACGTGAATCATTGTGGGAAGCTATGCTTGCCCGCCGCACATATGCCACAACCGGCCAACACATCCTGCTCGACGTTGCCGTCAATGGCGCGTGCATGGGCAGCACCACGGCATTGGCCACAGCATTCTCGCTAACGGTTGCGGTGATTGGCACGGACGAGATTGCCCGCGTTGACATCATCCGCGACGGCCAAGAGGTCTATTCCATCACCGGTGAAGGCACAGCTTGCGAGTTCACGTGGCGAGATCGCTCACCGGGGGCGCCATGCTATTACTACGTACGTGTCATTCAGAGGGACGGCAATGCGGCGTGGTCGAGCCCCGTCTGGATTGAGGATGCGGTGACGTAG